One Rhodanobacteraceae bacterium genomic window, GCGCCCGAACCCGCCCCGACACCGGAGCCTGCGCCGACACCCGAACCGGCCCCGGTTGCTTCCGAGCCGGCAGCACCCGCACCCGCGCCCGCCGGAGACTATGGCCCGATCGGCCAGGGCGAGACGCTGTGGGAGATCGCCCAGGCGACTCGGCCCGATGGCGTCGCCGACAACAATAAATTCATGATCGCGTTGCTGCGGATGAACCCCGACGCGTTCTACGAACAGAACATCAACGCGCTGAAGCGCGGCGCGATCCTGCGCATTCCGACCAATGACGACGTGAATGCGATCGCGGCGAGTGAGGCCGCCGAGGCGGTTCGCGGTCAGAACGAACTGTGGCGCGGTTACCAGGCCTCGCAGTCGTCGACGCCGACAACGCTGGCCGATGCTGGCGCCAGCGAGTCCCTGCGCACGCCACCTGCTGCGACCAGCACCAGTGGTTCGCGACTGGAACTGCTGCCGCCGCGCGCGGGCGATGCCCAGGGCGCAGCGGATCGTCCAGGCGATGCAGGCCTGCAGCGCAGTGGCGAGGAGATCAAGAATCTTCGCGGTGACCTCGCGCGTTCGCAGGAAGATCTGGAGAGCTCGCGGCAGGAAGTCAGCGAGTTGCGCTCGCGCGTCGCGGATCTGGAGAAGATCAAGACGGACCAGGACAAGGTCCTGTCGCTGCGCAATGACGAACTGAAGGCGCTGCAGTCGCGCGCAGCCGAGCTCGAGAAGCGCATTCGCGAACTCGAGGCGGCGGCTGCAACTGCCCAGGCTGCTGCCGACAAGGCCGCTGCGGATGCGGCGGCTGCCGCTGCCGCCCAGCCGGAGCCCAAGCCTGCCAGACATCTGGAAGCCGGAAGATCAGCCGCCTGCGGACGTCGCGCCGCCGGCCGACACTGCCGCCGAGCCGCCCGTTGACACCAGCGCTACGCCGCCGGCCGATACCACCGAGCCACCGGCGGATACGACCGAACCCGTTGTCGAGCCGCCAGCGGATACCACGACGCCAGAGCCCGTTTCATCCGACACCGCCCCGGTTCCGACCGATACCGCTGCGACCACTCAGCCGGTACCCGAGCCGGACCCTGTTGAGCCGCAGCCGGTTCCCGCGGAGCCGGTACAGCCTGCTGCGGGTGGTGGCTTGTTCTCCAACCCGTGGGTGCTGGGCGGCATTGGCGCCGCTGCACTCGCCCTCATCGGCCTGCTGTTCGCGCGCCGTCGCAAGAAGGAAGAGCCGGCGAGCGATTTCGGCGACGCCGAGCATGCGGCAGACGATCATGGCGGCTATTTCCCGGCCGAGCGAGCGCCGGCAGCGATTGCCGAGGTCGGCGATGCGGAGGAAGGAGGCTCTGCTCGACCAGGTCGCGATGAATCCGTCTGACCTGCGAGCGCGCCTCAATCTGCTGCGCCTGTATGCCAGCCATGGCAATGCCACTGCCTTCGAGGAGGCGGCACGCGCTCTGCGGGCGCAGATCGCCAGCGAAGACCAGCCGGAGTGGCAGGAAGCGGCGCAGATTGCCGCCGGGGTCCTGCCGGGCCACCCGATGTTCCAGCGCAAGGATGAGCTGCCTTCAGAAGTCACCTTCGAGGAACCCGAAACAGCGCCGGCCGAGGCAGTCGAGAGCGGCTTCGACCTCAATGCTTTCGATGAGACTCCGGTGCAGCCCGCGGTTCCAGCGTCGCCGCCTGCCTTGCAAGCGGCCGCCGAGCCGAATTTCGATTTCGATTTCGACCTGGATGCCCCGACGCAGGCGATTGAACCCGTCAAGGCAGCTCCGGCGCCCGAAGCGGCACCCGCCCCGGCGCCGGCCCCGGTGCGCAGCGACGAGCTGAGCTTCGACTTCGACCTCGACATCCCGGCAGCGGCGCCCGCGCCCGTGGCCGCCCCTGCTCCCGTCGCGGCCCCCGCGCCGGCGCCGGTCAAGGAAGAGTTCTCGCTCGACCTGCCGGACATCGATTTCGCCGCCGTCGAGGCTCCGAAAGTCGAAGCGCCGAAGATTGCGGAGCCCGCTGGCCCCAGCATGGACGATGAACTCGGGGATCTCGGCGTGTTCGGCGACGATGCAGTCGCGACCAAGCTCGACCTGGCGCGCGCCTACATGGACATGGGCGATCCGGACGGCGCCCGCAGCATGCTCGAAGAGGTCATCGGCGAAGGCAATGCGGCGCAGCAGGACGAAGCGCGCAAGTTGCTGAGCAGCCTGGGCTGAGATGGGCCATCCGGCTGCGTGCCGGATGACCCGAATGGACAGTCAGCCGCTTGCATGTATCGTCATCAGGGCCGGGCAACCGGCCCTGATCGTTTTCCGGCTCGCGGAAGCCAACTCCGCTGGCAACTCCTCTCCCAACCCAATGCCTCGTTACGCACTCGGCATCGAATACGACGGCACCGGCTTCCTGGGCTGGCAAACCCAGCACCAGGAGCCCACGGTGCAGGCCACGCTGGAGCGTGCGCTCGCTTTCGTCGCCGACCAGCCGGTTACGGCGGTCTGTGCCGGACGCACCGACACCGGTGTGCATGCGCGCGGGCAGGTCGTGCATTTCGACTGTGAGGCCACCCGCGGCGAGCGCGCCTGGGTGATGGGCGTCAACTCGCGGCTGCCGCCGAGCGTGGCCGTGTGCTGGGCGCAACCGGTGCGCGATGATTTCCACGCGCGCTACAGTGCGCGCCGCCGCAGCTATCGCTACCGCATCCTGCGCCGCGCCACGCGGCCGGCGTTGGATGCGCGACTGTGCACCTGGGTGCGCGAGCCACTGGATGTGGACGCGATGCGCCGGGCGGTGCCGGCACTGATCGGCGAGCAGGACTTCAGCAGCTTCCGCACCGTCGCTTGCCAGTCGCGTTCGCCGGTGCGCAACCTCGCGCGGATCGATCTCGCCGAAAGCGGCGAATTCCTCGATTTCGAATTCGAGGCGAATGCCTTCCTGCATCACATGATCCGCAACTTGGTCGGCAGCCTGCTGCTGGTCGGCAAGGGCGAGCAACCGCCGTCCTGGATCGCCGAGGTGCTGGCCGCGCGCGACCGTACGCGCGCCGGCCCGACCGCGCCGCCGCAGGGATTGACCTTCCTGGCGGCGCGCTACCCGGCCGAATTCGGCCTGCCGCCGGCGCACACGCTGTGAGCGCGCGCGTCCGGGTCAAGTTCTGCGGCATCACCCGCGCCGAGGACGCGGCCGCGGCGGTGCGCCTGGGCGTGGATGCGGTCGGCCTGGTGTTCGTCCCCGGCAGCCGGCGATGCGTCGACATCCAGCAGGCGCGCG contains:
- a CDS encoding LPXTG cell wall anchor domain-containing protein, whose translation is MFSNPWVLGGIGAAALALIGLLFARRRKKEEPASDFGDAEHAADDHGGYFPAERAPAAIAEVGDAEEGGSARPGRDESV
- a CDS encoding tetratricopeptide repeat protein; the encoded protein is MDDELGDLGVFGDDAVATKLDLARAYMDMGDPDGARSMLEEVIGEGNAAQQDEARKLLSSLG
- the truA gene encoding tRNA pseudouridine(38-40) synthase TruA, which translates into the protein MPRYALGIEYDGTGFLGWQTQHQEPTVQATLERALAFVADQPVTAVCAGRTDTGVHARGQVVHFDCEATRGERAWVMGVNSRLPPSVAVCWAQPVRDDFHARYSARRRSYRYRILRRATRPALDARLCTWVREPLDVDAMRRAVPALIGEQDFSSFRTVACQSRSPVRNLARIDLAESGEFLDFEFEANAFLHHMIRNLVGSLLLVGKGEQPPSWIAEVLAARDRTRAGPTAPPQGLTFLAARYPAEFGLPPAHTL